The Osmerus eperlanus chromosome 7, fOsmEpe2.1, whole genome shotgun sequence genome includes a region encoding these proteins:
- the irx1a gene encoding iroquois-class homeodomain protein IRX-1a: MSFPQLGYPQYLSASQAVYGGERPGVLTPSTRGGSTEIAGNPSAAAAAVTSVLGMYANPYAAHNYSAFLPYTSADLALFSQMGSQYDLKDSPGVHPASFAAHTSPAFYPYGQFQYGDPARPKNATRESTSTLKAWLNEHRKNPYPTKGEKIMLAIITKMTLTQVSTWFANARRRLKKENKVTWGARSKEDEDGNIFGSDNEGDAEKNEDEEEIDLESIDIDKIDDNDGDQSNEDEDDKSEGRERGELDSLEKRRAFALQAHEAFDKSKNGISVGKDPSDGNNTRVLSPDRQGSFQLPVNNKPKIWSLAETATSPDSSQKPTSPSGPATHTSPQIQHPAFLPSHGLYTCQIGKFHNWTNGAFLGQNSLLNVRSFLGVNQHHHNHHLPVQHQASVVVSPVATHEKASQDLSPKHIDHENVLRTDSPPTQPLKSSFRPIHDSTRTQQDATQRVLTALSSA, translated from the exons ATGTCTTTCCCCCAGTTGGGCTACCCTCAGTACTTAAGTGCCTCCCAAGCGGTGTACGGAGGTGAACGACCGGGGGTCTTAACTCCCTCAACCCGCGGAGGGAGCACTGAAATTGCGGGAAACCCATCCGCGGCGGCTGCAGCAGTAACGTCGGTGTTGGGCATGTACGCCAACCCGTATGCAGCCCACAACTACAGCGCCTTCTTGCCTTACACCAGCGCTGACTTGGCTCTTTTCTCTCAAATG GGTTCCCAGTATGACCTAAAGGACAGTCCTGGTGTCCATCCAGCCAGCTTTGCTGCCCACACATCCCCAGCCTTCTACCCATATGGCCAGTTTCAGTATGGAGATCCAGCCAGGCCTAAAAATGCCACCAGGGAGAGTACAAGCACACTGAAGGCCTGGCTGAACGAACATAGGAAGAACCCCTATCCCACCAAAGGAGAGAAGATCATGTTGGCCATTATTACCAAGATGACCCTGACGCAGGTCTCTACCTGGTTCGCCAATGCcaggaggagactgaagaaggagAACAAGGTGACATGGGGGGCGAGGAGTAAAGAGGATGAAGACGGCAACATATTTGGCAGTGACAACGAAGGGGATGCGGAGAAAaatgaagatgaagaggagattGATTTGGAGAGCATAGATATAGACAAGATTGACGACAATGACGGAGATCAAAGCAACGAGGACGAGGACGATAAATCCGAAGGCAGGGAGCGCGGGGAGCTGGACAGCTTAGAGAAAAGACGAGCCTTTGCACTGCAGGCGCATGAGGCGTTTGACAAATCAAAGAATGGCATTTCTGTGGGGAAGGATCCTTCCGATGGCAACAACACCAGAGTATTGTCCCCTGACAGACAAGGGAGTTTTCAACTCCCAGTGAACAATAAACCCAAAATATGGTCCTTAGCTGAGACAGCGACCAGTCCTGACAGTTCACAGAAACCCACATCTCCCTCTGGGCCTGCTACTCACACCTCACCCCAGATTCAACACCCAGCTTTTCTGCCGAGCCATGGACTATACACTTGCCAGATTGGAAAGTTCCACAACTGGACAAACGGCGCTTTCTTGGGACAAAATTCCCTGCTGAACGTGCGGTCATTTCTGGGAGTAAATCAACATCATCACAATCACCACCTACCAGTGCAGCATCAGGCGTCGGTGGTGGTTTCACCGGTGGCAACACACGAGAAAGCTTCTCAAGACCTCAGTCCAAAACACATAG atCATGAAAATGTTTTAAGAACAGATTCGCCTCCAACACAGCCTCTGAAGTCTTCATTTCGACCAATTCATGACAG